In the Mastomys coucha isolate ucsf_1 unplaced genomic scaffold, UCSF_Mcou_1 pScaffold18, whole genome shotgun sequence genome, one interval contains:
- the Txlna gene encoding alpha-taxilin, giving the protein MKNQDKKNGPAKHSNSKSSPGQREAGPEGTHGRPRQTAPGAEAEGSTSQAPGKPEGARAKAAQSGALCDVSEELSRQLEDILSTYCVDNNQGGPGEEGAQGEPTEPEDTDKSRTYAARNGEPEPGIPVVNGEKETSKREPGTEEIRAGDEVGDRDHRRPQEKKKAKGLGKEITLLMQTLNTLSTPEEKLAALCKKYAELLEEHRNSQKQMKLLQKKQSQLVQEKDHLRGEHSKAVLARSKLESLCRELQRHNRSLKEEGVQRAREEEEKRKEVTSHFQVTLNDIQLQMEQHNERNSKLRQENMELAERLKKLIEQYELREEHIDKVFKHKDLQQQLVDAKLQQAQEMLKEAEERHQREKEFLLKEAVESQRMCELMKQQETHLKQQLALYTEKFEEFQNTLSKSSEVFTTFKQEMEKMTKKIKKLEKETTMYRSRWESSNKALLEMAEEKTLRDKELEGLQVKIQRLEKLCRALQTERNDLNKRVQDLTAGGQGSLTDIGSERRPEAATASKEQGVESPGAQPSSSTRATDAPGCPGAPSTETAGQTGPGEPTPATA; this is encoded by the exons GGGCTCGAGCCAAAGCAGCTCAGTCCGGGGCCCTCTGTGACGTCTCTGAGGAGCTGAGCCGGCAGCTGGAAGACATTCTGAGTACATACTGTGTGGACAACAATCAGGGAGGCCCAGGTGAGGAGGGAGCACAGGGTGAGCCCACCGAGCCGGAAGACACAGACAAGTCCAGAACCTATGCTGCCAGGAATGGGGAGCCTGAACCAGGCATTCCAGTAGTCAATGGCGAGAAGGAGACCTCTAAGAGGGAGCCTGGCACAGAAGAGATCCGAGCAGGTGATGAGGTTGGAGACCGAGACCATCGAAGaccacaagaaaagaagaaagccaagggTCTAG GGAAGGAGATCACTTTGCTGATGCAGACACTGAACACGCTGAGTACCCCCGAGGAGAAGCTGGCTGCACTGTGCAAGAAGTACGCGGAGCTG CTGGAAGAGCATCGGAACTCACAGAAACAGATGAAGCTCCTGCAGAAGAAGCAGAGTCAGCTCGTGCAGGAGAAGGACCATCTGCGTGGGGAGCATAGCAAGGCTGTCCTGGCCCGAAGCAAACTTGAGAGTCTGTGCCGGGAGCTGCAGCGGCACAACCGCTCCCTAAAG GAAGAAGGTGTGCAGCGAGCCcgtgaggaagaggagaagcgcAAAGAGGTGACTTCACACTTCCAGGTGACACTGAATGACATTCAGCTACAGATGGAACAGCATAACGAGCGGAACTCAAAGCTCCGCCAGGAAAATATGGAACTAGCCGAGAGGCTCAAGAAGTTGATTGAGCAGTACGAGCTTCGTGAGGAG CACATCGACAAAGTCTTCAAGCATAAGGACCTGCAGCAGCAGCTAGTGGATGCCAAGCTCCAGCAGGCTCAGGAgatgctgaaggaggcagaggagcgGCACCAGCGGGAGAAGGAGTTT CTCCTGAAGGAAGCGGTGGAGTCCCAGAGGATGTGTGAGCTGATGAAGCAGCAGGAGACGCACCTCAAGCAGCAG CTCGCCCTGTACACAGAGAAGTTCGAGGAATTCCAGAACACACTTTCCAAAAGCAGTGAAGTATTCACCACGTTCAAACAGGAGATGGAAAAG ATGACAAAGAAGATCAAGAAGCTGGAGAAAGAAACCACCATGTATCGATCCCGGTGGGAGAGCAGCAACAAGGCTCTGCTGGAGATGGCTGAAGAG AAAACCCTCCGGGACAAAGAGCTGGAAGGCCTGCAGGTGAAAATCCAGCGCCTGGAGAAGCTGTGCCGAGCGCTGCAGACTGAGCGCAATGACCTCAACAAGAGGGTACAGGACCTGACTGCTGGGGGCCAGGGCTCCCTCACTGACATTGGCTCTGAGCGGAGGCCGGAGGCTGCCACTGCCTCCAAGGAACAAGGTGTTGAGAGTCCTGGGGCTCAACCGTCCAGCTCTACCAGGGCCACAGACGctcctggctgtccaggagcaCCAAGCACAGAAACAGCAGGCCAAACAGGCCCCGGAGAGCCCACCCCTGCCACTGCCTAG